A part of Corynebacterium mustelae genomic DNA contains:
- a CDS encoding 2-dehydropantoate 2-reductase, translating into MKVVVFGAGAVGTWYGGWLKASGADVTFVARGETKHRLETHPVELRGPQGSTYVSVEVVEKLNDVAADLVIFATKTIGSVDLPPQLPGDAVILTTQNSVELPTLAVEKYGADRVIPGVVRAFLHNVAPGITEHDGNIQSLTIGSIHPATAQIVERIAAAFKATPITTTIAPDIMADVWAKAMFVSPFGALGAVFAKPLGILRTRYRDSLRHLMEEVERTARAHGVELPATIVADTLNFADAQSPDATSSMQRDIMAGKANELDAQVGAVIRMGRRLDMELPAHRLVLDILSTRIG; encoded by the coding sequence ATGAAGGTCGTTGTATTTGGGGCAGGTGCAGTGGGCACATGGTACGGCGGATGGCTCAAAGCCAGTGGGGCAGACGTGACATTTGTTGCCCGAGGCGAGACGAAACACCGCCTGGAAACACATCCGGTGGAATTGCGGGGGCCGCAGGGCAGTACGTACGTAAGCGTGGAAGTCGTCGAAAAGCTCAACGATGTCGCGGCCGATCTAGTCATCTTTGCAACGAAAACCATCGGATCGGTTGATTTGCCGCCACAGCTTCCTGGTGATGCCGTTATACTCACCACTCAAAATTCCGTCGAATTACCCACGTTGGCGGTGGAAAAATACGGAGCTGATCGGGTGATTCCTGGGGTGGTGCGCGCCTTTCTCCATAACGTCGCACCAGGAATTACCGAACACGACGGTAACATCCAATCGTTGACCATTGGCAGTATCCACCCGGCAACGGCACAAATAGTCGAACGCATTGCCGCAGCTTTCAAGGCGACGCCGATAACCACCACTATCGCGCCTGACATAATGGCTGATGTGTGGGCAAAAGCGATGTTCGTTTCGCCTTTTGGTGCGCTTGGCGCTGTGTTTGCTAAGCCGCTGGGGATTCTACGTACGCGTTACCGCGACAGTCTTCGGCACCTCATGGAAGAAGTTGAACGTACTGCACGTGCTCACGGAGTTGAATTACCAGCGACGATAGTGGCAGACACGTTGAATTTTGCCGATGCTCAATCCCCAGACGCAACCAGCTCCATGCAGCGCGACATCATGGCAGGCAAAGCTAACGAATTAGATGCCCAGGTCGGGGCTGTTATTCGAATGGGACGACGGCTTGACATGGAGCTGCCAGCCCACCGTTTGGTTTTAGATATTCTGAGCACCCGAATTGGATAA
- a CDS encoding ECF transporter S component: MSTNNSTTNEPRANYSWRVIDIIIASVLGVAIGLIFWVWNSIGGAWYEAANALTPGLGGIAVGIWLIGGVVGGLVIRKPGAALYVELIAATVSATIGNQWGISTLYSGLAQGLGAELIFALFLYRRFGIQIAALAGIGAGLGAFLLELVLSANIAKSLLFNITYLVSMSVSGAILAGVLGYFLVQALAATGALDRFAVGRQSRDLV, from the coding sequence ATGAGTACTAATAATTCCACCACCAATGAACCACGCGCTAACTATTCATGGCGCGTAATCGACATCATTATCGCATCGGTTCTTGGTGTCGCCATCGGCTTGATTTTCTGGGTATGGAATTCCATCGGCGGCGCCTGGTACGAGGCAGCTAATGCGCTTACCCCCGGCTTGGGTGGCATTGCAGTAGGAATTTGGCTGATTGGCGGTGTTGTTGGTGGCTTGGTTATCCGCAAGCCGGGTGCGGCGCTATACGTCGAGTTAATTGCAGCTACTGTTTCGGCAACTATTGGTAACCAGTGGGGTATTTCCACCCTGTATTCGGGCCTGGCCCAGGGGCTGGGTGCTGAACTAATCTTCGCGTTATTCCTCTATCGGCGCTTTGGTATCCAAATCGCAGCTCTAGCCGGAATTGGTGCAGGGCTTGGCGCCTTTCTGCTGGAATTGGTGTTGAGCGCCAATATCGCCAAATCGTTGCTGTTTAACATCACATACCTGGTATCAATGTCGGTCTCCGGTGCCATTCTTGCGGGTGTTCTTGGATATTTCTTGGTTCAAGCTTTGGCAGCAACCGGCGCATTGGATCGCTTTGCAGTGGGGCGCCAATCCCGCGACCTGGTATAG
- a CDS encoding DUF808 domain-containing protein, whose product MAGGLAALLDDIALIAKTASASVDDVAAAAAKTSAKAAGVVIDDAAVTPRFVEGVSPARELPIIWRIAKGSLFNKLVIILPVALLLNALAPWALTPILMIGGAYLSFEGAEKVWELISGHHHEAEEDAAAKDENTLVRGAITTDLILSAEIMVISLNEVADQSIWMEAAVLIAVALGVTLLVYGAVGLLVKMDDVGLKLAATGSTASQKFGRGLVTAMPKVLSVISFIGMFAMLWVGGHILLVGTNELGFEPLYHFVHSISHSVEHLGGFVVWLIDTFFSLIFGLIVGGIIVAILHLIPRKKKDAAH is encoded by the coding sequence ATGGCCGGTGGACTAGCAGCATTGCTTGACGACATTGCCTTAATTGCTAAAACCGCGTCTGCCAGCGTCGACGATGTCGCCGCCGCAGCGGCAAAGACGTCAGCTAAAGCAGCCGGTGTTGTTATCGACGACGCTGCTGTAACCCCTCGGTTTGTCGAAGGTGTCAGTCCGGCACGAGAGCTACCTATTATTTGGCGCATCGCCAAGGGGTCATTATTTAACAAATTAGTCATCATCTTGCCAGTGGCACTGCTACTTAATGCACTCGCACCGTGGGCGCTGACACCAATCCTCATGATCGGTGGTGCCTATTTGAGCTTTGAGGGTGCGGAAAAAGTCTGGGAGCTCATTTCTGGGCATCACCATGAAGCGGAAGAAGATGCCGCCGCCAAAGACGAGAACACTTTGGTGCGCGGTGCGATCACCACAGATTTGATTCTCTCGGCTGAAATCATGGTGATTTCCTTAAATGAGGTAGCGGACCAAAGCATATGGATGGAAGCGGCCGTCTTGATCGCGGTAGCACTTGGCGTAACACTTTTGGTCTACGGCGCAGTGGGGCTGTTGGTGAAGATGGACGATGTTGGACTCAAGCTTGCCGCAACGGGATCTACCGCCTCGCAAAAGTTTGGCCGTGGCTTGGTTACCGCAATGCCAAAGGTATTAAGCGTTATTTCCTTCATTGGTATGTTCGCCATGTTGTGGGTTGGCGGACACATCCTCCTGGTAGGAACCAACGAACTAGGCTTCGAACCGCTCTACCACTTCGTGCATTCCATTTCGCACTCCGTCGAACACCTCGGAGGTTTCGTGGTGTGGTTGATTGATACGTTCTTCTCGTTAATCTTCGGCCTGATCGTGGGCGGAATCATCGTGGCTATCCTGCACCTGATCCCACGGAAAAAGAAGGACGCTGCGCACTAA